One genomic segment of Manis javanica isolate MJ-LG chromosome 7, MJ_LKY, whole genome shotgun sequence includes these proteins:
- the NDST2 gene encoding bifunctional heparan sulfate N-deacetylase/N-sulfotransferase 2 isoform X3, giving the protein MGPCLGSMGFLAYYVSTSPKAKEPLPLPLGDCSSGGAAGPGPVWPPVPPRLPRPPETSRTEPVVLVFVESAYSQLGQEIVAILESSRFRYSTELAPGRGDMPTLTDHTRGRYVLIIYENLLKYVNLDAWSRELLDRYCVEYGVGIIGFFRAHEHSLLSAQLKGFPLFLHSNLGLRDYQVNPSAPLLHLTRPSRLEPGPLPGDDWTIFQSNHSTYEPVLLASLRPAESPVPGPVPHRARLPTVVQDLGLHDGIQRVLFGHGLAFWLHKLVFVDAVAYLTGKRLCLDLDRYILVDIDDIFVGKEGTRMKVADVEALLTTQNKLRTLVPNFTFNLGFSGKFYHTGTEEEDAGDDMLLKHRKEFWWFPHMWSHMQPHLFHNRSVLADQMRLNKQFALEHGIPTDLGYAVAPHHSGVYPIHTQLYEAWKSVWGIQVTSTEEYPHLRPARYRRGFIHNGIMVLPRQTCGLFTHTIFYNEYPGGSRELDRSIRGGELFLTVLLNPISIFMTHLSNYGNDRLGLYTFESLVRFLQCWTRLRLQTLPPVPLARKYFELFPQEQSPLWQNPCDDKRHKDIWSKEKTCDRLPKFLIVGPQKTGTTAIHFFLNLHPAVTSSFPSPSTFEEIQFFSGPNYHKGIDWYMDFFPVPSNASTDFLFEKSATYFDSEIVPRRGAALLPRAKIIIVLTNPADRAYSWYQHQRAHGDPVALNYTFYQVISASSQAPLTLHSLQNRCLVPGYYSTHLQRWLNYYPSGQLLIVDGQELRTNPAASMESIQKFLGITPFLNYTRTLSRFDEDKGFWCQGLEGGKTRCLGKSKGRRYPDMDTDSRLFLMDFFRNHNLELSKLLSRLGQPVPSWLQEELQHSSLG; this is encoded by the exons ATGGGGCCATG TCTGGGCTCCATGGGCTTCCTGGCTTACTATGTATCCACAAGCCCCAAGGCTAAGGAACCCTTGCCCTTGCCTTTGGGAGACTGCAGCAGTGGTGGGGCAGCTGGCCCTGGCCCTGTATGGCCTCCAGTCCCACCCCGGCTCCCAAGGCCTCCAGAGACATCTCGAACTGAACCTGTGGTCCTTGTGTTTGTGGAGAGTGCATACTCACAGCTGGGGCAGGAGATTGTGGCCATCTTGGAGTCTAGTCGTTTTCGTTATAGCACTGAGTTGGCACCTGGCCGAGGGGACATGCCTACACTAACTGATCATACTCGTGGTCGCTATGTCTTGATCATTTATGAGAACCTGCTTAAGTATGTCAACCTGGATGCTTGGAGTCGGGAACTGCTGGATCGGTACTGTGTGGAATATGGTGTAGGCATCATTGGCTTTTTCCGGGCCCATGAGCATAGCCTACTGAGTGCCCAGCTCAAGGGCTTTCCCCTTTTTCTACACTCAAACTTGGGGCTCCGGGACTACCAAGTGAATCCTTCTGCCCCGCTCCTGCATCTCACACGCCCCAGCCGCCTGGAACCTGGGCCTCTGCCTGGTGATGACTGGACCATCTTCCAATCCAATCACAGCACATATGAACCAGTGCTCCTTGCCAGCCTTCGGCCAGCTGAGTCCCCTGTACCAGGACCAGTGCCTCACCGGGCCCGGCTTCCCACTGTGGTACAGGACCTGGGGCTTCATGATGGCATCCAGCGGGTGCTCTTTGGCCATGGCCTTGCCTTCTGGCTCCACAAACTTGTTTTCGTTGATGCTGTGGCATACCTCACTGGCAAGCGCCTCTGCCTCGACCTTGACCGCTATATCTTGGTAGACATTGATGACATCTTTGTGGGCAAGGAAGGTACCCGCATGAAGGTGGCTGATGTTGAG GCTCTGTTGACCACCCAGAACAAACTCAGGACATTAGTCCCCAATTTCACCTTCAACTTGGGCTTCTCGGGCAAGTTCTATCATACTG ggacagaggaggaggacgCAGGGGACGACATGCTGCTGAAACACCGCAAAGAGTTCTGGTGGTTCCCCCACATGTGGAGCCACATGCAGCCACACCTGTTCCACAATCGCTCTGTGCTGGCTGACCAGATGAGGCTCAACAAACAGTTTGCTCTG GAGCATGGGATTCCCACGGATCTGGGGTATGCTGTGGCCCCCCACCACTCGGGCGTGTACCCCATCCACACGCAGCTCTATGAGGCCTGGAAATCTGTGTGGGGCATCCAGGTGACCAGCACCGAGGAGTATCCCCATCTCCGGCCTGCCCGCTACCGCCGTGGCTTCATTCACAATGGCATTATG gtGCTGCCACGGCAGACCTGTGGCCTCTTCACTCACACAATCTTCTATAATGAGTATCCTGGAGGCTCTCGTGAACTAGACCGGAGCATCCGAGGTGGAGAGCTCTTTCTGACAGTGCTTCTTAATCCG ATCAGCATTTTTATGACCCATCTGTCCAATTATGGAAATGATCGGCTTGGCCTGTACACCTTTGAGAGCCTGGTGCGCTTCCTCCAGTGCTGGACACGGCTGCGCCTTCAGACCCTTCCTCCTGTTCCTCTTGCACGAAAATACTTTGAACTCTTCCCTCAAGAGCAAAGCCCCCTTTGGCAG AATCCATGCGATGACAAGAGGCACAAAGATATCTGGTCCAAGGAGAAAACCTGTGATCGACTCCCCAAATTCCTCATTGTGGGACCCCAAAAGACAG GGACCACAGCTATTCACTTCTTCCTGAATCTGCACCCAGCTGTGACTAGCAGTTTCCCTAGCCCCAGCACCTTTGAGGAGATTCAGTTCTTCAGTGGCCCTAATTACCACAAGGGCATTGACTG GTATATGGACTTCTTCCCTGTCCCTTCTAATGCCAGCACTGACTTCCTATTTGAAAAAAGTGCCACCTACTTTGACTCAGAGATTGTACCACGGCGGGGTGCTGCCCTTCTGCCACGAGCCAAGATCATCATTGTGCTCACCAACCCTGCTGACAGGGCctactcctggtaccag CACCAGCGAGCACATGGAGACCCAGTTGCTCTGAACTATACCTTCTACCAGGTGATCTCAGcctcctcccaggcccctctgacACTTCACTCCCTGCAGAACCGCTGTCTTGTCCCTGGATACTATTCCACCCATCTACAACGCTGGCTGAATTACTACCCCTCTGGACAG ttGCTGATTGTGGATGGGCAAGAGCTGCGTACCAACCCAGCTGCCTCAATGGAGAGCATCCAGAAGTTCCTGGGTATCACACCCTTTCTGAACTACACACGGACCCTCAG CAGGTTTGATGAAGATAAGGGATTCTGGTGCCAGGGACTTGAAGGTGGTAAGACTCGCTGTCTAGGCAAGAGCAAAGGCCGGAGGTACCCAGATATGGATACTGAC TCCCGCCTTTTTCTTATGGATTTTTTCCGGAACCACAATTTGGAGCTCTCAAAGTTGCTGAGCCGGCTTGGACAGCCAGTGCCCTCATGGCTTCAGGAAGAATTGCAGCATTCCAGTCTGGGCTGA
- the NDST2 gene encoding bifunctional heparan sulfate N-deacetylase/N-sulfotransferase 2 isoform X1 yields the protein MLKLWKVVRPARQLELHRLILLLLAFSLGSMGFLAYYVSTSPKAKEPLPLPLGDCSSGGAAGPGPVWPPVPPRLPRPPETSRTEPVVLVFVESAYSQLGQEIVAILESSRFRYSTELAPGRGDMPTLTDHTRGRYVLIIYENLLKYVNLDAWSRELLDRYCVEYGVGIIGFFRAHEHSLLSAQLKGFPLFLHSNLGLRDYQVNPSAPLLHLTRPSRLEPGPLPGDDWTIFQSNHSTYEPVLLASLRPAESPVPGPVPHRARLPTVVQDLGLHDGIQRVLFGHGLAFWLHKLVFVDAVAYLTGKRLCLDLDRYILVDIDDIFVGKEGTRMKVADVEALLTTQNKLRTLVPNFTFNLGFSGKFYHTGTEEEDAGDDMLLKHRKEFWWFPHMWSHMQPHLFHNRSVLADQMRLNKQFALEHGIPTDLGYAVAPHHSGVYPIHTQLYEAWKSVWGIQVTSTEEYPHLRPARYRRGFIHNGIMVLPRQTCGLFTHTIFYNEYPGGSRELDRSIRGGELFLTVLLNPISIFMTHLSNYGNDRLGLYTFESLVRFLQCWTRLRLQTLPPVPLARKYFELFPQEQSPLWQNPCDDKRHKDIWSKEKTCDRLPKFLIVGPQKTGTTAIHFFLNLHPAVTSSFPSPSTFEEIQFFSGPNYHKGIDWYMDFFPVPSNASTDFLFEKSATYFDSEIVPRRGAALLPRAKIIIVLTNPADRAYSWYQHQRAHGDPVALNYTFYQVISASSQAPLTLHSLQNRCLVPGYYSTHLQRWLNYYPSGQLLIVDGQELRTNPAASMESIQKFLGITPFLNYTRTLSRFDEDKGFWCQGLEGGKTRCLGKSKGRRYPDMDTDSRLFLMDFFRNHNLELSKLLSRLGQPVPSWLQEELQHSSLG from the exons atgCTCAAGCTGTGGAAGGTGGTACGCCCAGCCCGGCAGCTGGAACTGCACCGCCTCATACTGCTGCTGCTTGCTTTCAGTCTGGGCTCCATGGGCTTCCTGGCTTACTATGTATCCACAAGCCCCAAGGCTAAGGAACCCTTGCCCTTGCCTTTGGGAGACTGCAGCAGTGGTGGGGCAGCTGGCCCTGGCCCTGTATGGCCTCCAGTCCCACCCCGGCTCCCAAGGCCTCCAGAGACATCTCGAACTGAACCTGTGGTCCTTGTGTTTGTGGAGAGTGCATACTCACAGCTGGGGCAGGAGATTGTGGCCATCTTGGAGTCTAGTCGTTTTCGTTATAGCACTGAGTTGGCACCTGGCCGAGGGGACATGCCTACACTAACTGATCATACTCGTGGTCGCTATGTCTTGATCATTTATGAGAACCTGCTTAAGTATGTCAACCTGGATGCTTGGAGTCGGGAACTGCTGGATCGGTACTGTGTGGAATATGGTGTAGGCATCATTGGCTTTTTCCGGGCCCATGAGCATAGCCTACTGAGTGCCCAGCTCAAGGGCTTTCCCCTTTTTCTACACTCAAACTTGGGGCTCCGGGACTACCAAGTGAATCCTTCTGCCCCGCTCCTGCATCTCACACGCCCCAGCCGCCTGGAACCTGGGCCTCTGCCTGGTGATGACTGGACCATCTTCCAATCCAATCACAGCACATATGAACCAGTGCTCCTTGCCAGCCTTCGGCCAGCTGAGTCCCCTGTACCAGGACCAGTGCCTCACCGGGCCCGGCTTCCCACTGTGGTACAGGACCTGGGGCTTCATGATGGCATCCAGCGGGTGCTCTTTGGCCATGGCCTTGCCTTCTGGCTCCACAAACTTGTTTTCGTTGATGCTGTGGCATACCTCACTGGCAAGCGCCTCTGCCTCGACCTTGACCGCTATATCTTGGTAGACATTGATGACATCTTTGTGGGCAAGGAAGGTACCCGCATGAAGGTGGCTGATGTTGAG GCTCTGTTGACCACCCAGAACAAACTCAGGACATTAGTCCCCAATTTCACCTTCAACTTGGGCTTCTCGGGCAAGTTCTATCATACTG ggacagaggaggaggacgCAGGGGACGACATGCTGCTGAAACACCGCAAAGAGTTCTGGTGGTTCCCCCACATGTGGAGCCACATGCAGCCACACCTGTTCCACAATCGCTCTGTGCTGGCTGACCAGATGAGGCTCAACAAACAGTTTGCTCTG GAGCATGGGATTCCCACGGATCTGGGGTATGCTGTGGCCCCCCACCACTCGGGCGTGTACCCCATCCACACGCAGCTCTATGAGGCCTGGAAATCTGTGTGGGGCATCCAGGTGACCAGCACCGAGGAGTATCCCCATCTCCGGCCTGCCCGCTACCGCCGTGGCTTCATTCACAATGGCATTATG gtGCTGCCACGGCAGACCTGTGGCCTCTTCACTCACACAATCTTCTATAATGAGTATCCTGGAGGCTCTCGTGAACTAGACCGGAGCATCCGAGGTGGAGAGCTCTTTCTGACAGTGCTTCTTAATCCG ATCAGCATTTTTATGACCCATCTGTCCAATTATGGAAATGATCGGCTTGGCCTGTACACCTTTGAGAGCCTGGTGCGCTTCCTCCAGTGCTGGACACGGCTGCGCCTTCAGACCCTTCCTCCTGTTCCTCTTGCACGAAAATACTTTGAACTCTTCCCTCAAGAGCAAAGCCCCCTTTGGCAG AATCCATGCGATGACAAGAGGCACAAAGATATCTGGTCCAAGGAGAAAACCTGTGATCGACTCCCCAAATTCCTCATTGTGGGACCCCAAAAGACAG GGACCACAGCTATTCACTTCTTCCTGAATCTGCACCCAGCTGTGACTAGCAGTTTCCCTAGCCCCAGCACCTTTGAGGAGATTCAGTTCTTCAGTGGCCCTAATTACCACAAGGGCATTGACTG GTATATGGACTTCTTCCCTGTCCCTTCTAATGCCAGCACTGACTTCCTATTTGAAAAAAGTGCCACCTACTTTGACTCAGAGATTGTACCACGGCGGGGTGCTGCCCTTCTGCCACGAGCCAAGATCATCATTGTGCTCACCAACCCTGCTGACAGGGCctactcctggtaccag CACCAGCGAGCACATGGAGACCCAGTTGCTCTGAACTATACCTTCTACCAGGTGATCTCAGcctcctcccaggcccctctgacACTTCACTCCCTGCAGAACCGCTGTCTTGTCCCTGGATACTATTCCACCCATCTACAACGCTGGCTGAATTACTACCCCTCTGGACAG ttGCTGATTGTGGATGGGCAAGAGCTGCGTACCAACCCAGCTGCCTCAATGGAGAGCATCCAGAAGTTCCTGGGTATCACACCCTTTCTGAACTACACACGGACCCTCAG CAGGTTTGATGAAGATAAGGGATTCTGGTGCCAGGGACTTGAAGGTGGTAAGACTCGCTGTCTAGGCAAGAGCAAAGGCCGGAGGTACCCAGATATGGATACTGAC TCCCGCCTTTTTCTTATGGATTTTTTCCGGAACCACAATTTGGAGCTCTCAAAGTTGCTGAGCCGGCTTGGACAGCCAGTGCCCTCATGGCTTCAGGAAGAATTGCAGCATTCCAGTCTGGGCTGA
- the NDST2 gene encoding bifunctional heparan sulfate N-deacetylase/N-sulfotransferase 2 isoform X4: MLKLWKVVRPARQLELHRLILLLLAFSLGSMGFLAYYVSTSPKAKEPLPLPLGDCSSGGAAGPGPVWPPVPPRLPRPPETSRTEPVVLVFVESAYSQLGQEIVAILESSRFRYSTELAPGRGDMPTLTDHTRGRYVLIIYENLLKYVNLDAWSRELLDRYCVEYGVGIIGFFRAHEHSLLSAQLKGFPLFLHSNLGLRDYQVNPSAPLLHLTRPSRLEPGPLPGDDWTIFQSNHSTYEPVLLASLRPAESPVPGPVPHRARLPTVVQDLGLHDGIQRVLFGHGLAFWLHKLVFVDAVAYLTGKRLCLDLDRYILVDIDDIFVGKEGTRMKVADVEALLTTQNKLRTLVPNFTFNLGFSGKFYHTGTEEEDAGDDMLLKHRKEFWWFPHMWSHMQPHLFHNRSVLADQMRLNKQFALVLPRQTCGLFTHTIFYNEYPGGSRELDRSIRGGELFLTVLLNPISIFMTHLSNYGNDRLGLYTFESLVRFLQCWTRLRLQTLPPVPLARKYFELFPQEQSPLWQNPCDDKRHKDIWSKEKTCDRLPKFLIVGPQKTGTTAIHFFLNLHPAVTSSFPSPSTFEEIQFFSGPNYHKGIDWYMDFFPVPSNASTDFLFEKSATYFDSEIVPRRGAALLPRAKIIIVLTNPADRAYSWYQHQRAHGDPVALNYTFYQVISASSQAPLTLHSLQNRCLVPGYYSTHLQRWLNYYPSGQLLIVDGQELRTNPAASMESIQKFLGITPFLNYTRTLSRFDEDKGFWCQGLEGGKTRCLGKSKGRRYPDMDTDSRLFLMDFFRNHNLELSKLLSRLGQPVPSWLQEELQHSSLG, from the exons atgCTCAAGCTGTGGAAGGTGGTACGCCCAGCCCGGCAGCTGGAACTGCACCGCCTCATACTGCTGCTGCTTGCTTTCAGTCTGGGCTCCATGGGCTTCCTGGCTTACTATGTATCCACAAGCCCCAAGGCTAAGGAACCCTTGCCCTTGCCTTTGGGAGACTGCAGCAGTGGTGGGGCAGCTGGCCCTGGCCCTGTATGGCCTCCAGTCCCACCCCGGCTCCCAAGGCCTCCAGAGACATCTCGAACTGAACCTGTGGTCCTTGTGTTTGTGGAGAGTGCATACTCACAGCTGGGGCAGGAGATTGTGGCCATCTTGGAGTCTAGTCGTTTTCGTTATAGCACTGAGTTGGCACCTGGCCGAGGGGACATGCCTACACTAACTGATCATACTCGTGGTCGCTATGTCTTGATCATTTATGAGAACCTGCTTAAGTATGTCAACCTGGATGCTTGGAGTCGGGAACTGCTGGATCGGTACTGTGTGGAATATGGTGTAGGCATCATTGGCTTTTTCCGGGCCCATGAGCATAGCCTACTGAGTGCCCAGCTCAAGGGCTTTCCCCTTTTTCTACACTCAAACTTGGGGCTCCGGGACTACCAAGTGAATCCTTCTGCCCCGCTCCTGCATCTCACACGCCCCAGCCGCCTGGAACCTGGGCCTCTGCCTGGTGATGACTGGACCATCTTCCAATCCAATCACAGCACATATGAACCAGTGCTCCTTGCCAGCCTTCGGCCAGCTGAGTCCCCTGTACCAGGACCAGTGCCTCACCGGGCCCGGCTTCCCACTGTGGTACAGGACCTGGGGCTTCATGATGGCATCCAGCGGGTGCTCTTTGGCCATGGCCTTGCCTTCTGGCTCCACAAACTTGTTTTCGTTGATGCTGTGGCATACCTCACTGGCAAGCGCCTCTGCCTCGACCTTGACCGCTATATCTTGGTAGACATTGATGACATCTTTGTGGGCAAGGAAGGTACCCGCATGAAGGTGGCTGATGTTGAG GCTCTGTTGACCACCCAGAACAAACTCAGGACATTAGTCCCCAATTTCACCTTCAACTTGGGCTTCTCGGGCAAGTTCTATCATACTG ggacagaggaggaggacgCAGGGGACGACATGCTGCTGAAACACCGCAAAGAGTTCTGGTGGTTCCCCCACATGTGGAGCCACATGCAGCCACACCTGTTCCACAATCGCTCTGTGCTGGCTGACCAGATGAGGCTCAACAAACAGTTTGCTCTG gtGCTGCCACGGCAGACCTGTGGCCTCTTCACTCACACAATCTTCTATAATGAGTATCCTGGAGGCTCTCGTGAACTAGACCGGAGCATCCGAGGTGGAGAGCTCTTTCTGACAGTGCTTCTTAATCCG ATCAGCATTTTTATGACCCATCTGTCCAATTATGGAAATGATCGGCTTGGCCTGTACACCTTTGAGAGCCTGGTGCGCTTCCTCCAGTGCTGGACACGGCTGCGCCTTCAGACCCTTCCTCCTGTTCCTCTTGCACGAAAATACTTTGAACTCTTCCCTCAAGAGCAAAGCCCCCTTTGGCAG AATCCATGCGATGACAAGAGGCACAAAGATATCTGGTCCAAGGAGAAAACCTGTGATCGACTCCCCAAATTCCTCATTGTGGGACCCCAAAAGACAG GGACCACAGCTATTCACTTCTTCCTGAATCTGCACCCAGCTGTGACTAGCAGTTTCCCTAGCCCCAGCACCTTTGAGGAGATTCAGTTCTTCAGTGGCCCTAATTACCACAAGGGCATTGACTG GTATATGGACTTCTTCCCTGTCCCTTCTAATGCCAGCACTGACTTCCTATTTGAAAAAAGTGCCACCTACTTTGACTCAGAGATTGTACCACGGCGGGGTGCTGCCCTTCTGCCACGAGCCAAGATCATCATTGTGCTCACCAACCCTGCTGACAGGGCctactcctggtaccag CACCAGCGAGCACATGGAGACCCAGTTGCTCTGAACTATACCTTCTACCAGGTGATCTCAGcctcctcccaggcccctctgacACTTCACTCCCTGCAGAACCGCTGTCTTGTCCCTGGATACTATTCCACCCATCTACAACGCTGGCTGAATTACTACCCCTCTGGACAG ttGCTGATTGTGGATGGGCAAGAGCTGCGTACCAACCCAGCTGCCTCAATGGAGAGCATCCAGAAGTTCCTGGGTATCACACCCTTTCTGAACTACACACGGACCCTCAG CAGGTTTGATGAAGATAAGGGATTCTGGTGCCAGGGACTTGAAGGTGGTAAGACTCGCTGTCTAGGCAAGAGCAAAGGCCGGAGGTACCCAGATATGGATACTGAC TCCCGCCTTTTTCTTATGGATTTTTTCCGGAACCACAATTTGGAGCTCTCAAAGTTGCTGAGCCGGCTTGGACAGCCAGTGCCCTCATGGCTTCAGGAAGAATTGCAGCATTCCAGTCTGGGCTGA
- the NDST2 gene encoding bifunctional heparan sulfate N-deacetylase/N-sulfotransferase 2 isoform X2 has protein sequence MLKLWKVVRPARQLELHRLILLLLAFSLGSMGFLAYYVSTSPKAKEPLPLPLGDCSSGGAAGPGPVWPPVPPRLPRPPETSRTEPVVLVFVESAYSQLGQEIVAILESSRFRYSTELAPGRGDMPTLTDHTRGRYVLIIYENLLKYVNLDAWSRELLDRYCVEYGVGIIGFFRAHEHSLLSAQLKGFPLFLHSNLGLRDYQVNPSAPLLHLTRPSRLEPGPLPGDDWTIFQSNHSTYEPVLLASLRPAESPVPGPVPHRARLPTVVQDLGLHDGIQRVLFGHGLAFWLHKLVFVDAVAYLTGKRLCLDLDRYILVDIDDIFVGKEGTRMKVADVEALLTTQNKLRTLVPNFTFNLGFSGKFYHTGTEEEDAGDDMLLKHRKEFWWFPHMWSHMQPHLFHNRSVLADQMRLNKQFALEHGIPTDLGYAVAPHHSGVYPIHTQLYEAWKSVWGIQVTSTEEYPHLRPARYRRGFIHNGIMVLPRQTCGLFTHTIFYNEYPGGSRELDRSIRGGELFLTVLLNPISIFMTHLSNYGNDRLGLYTFESLVRFLQCWTRLRLQTLPPVPLARKYFELFPQEQSPLWQNPCDDKRHKDIWSKEKTCDRLPKFLIVGPQKTGTTAIHFFLNLHPAVTSSFPSPSTFEEIQFFSGPNYHKGIDWYMDFFPVPSNASTDFLFEKSATYFDSEIVPRRGAALLPRAKIIIVLTNPADRAYSWYQHQRAHGDPVALNYTFYQVISASSQAPLTLHSLQNRCLVPGYYSTHLQRWLNYYPSGQLLIVDGQELRTNPAASMESIQKFLGITPFLNYTRTLRFDEDKGFWCQGLEGGKTRCLGKSKGRRYPDMDTDSRLFLMDFFRNHNLELSKLLSRLGQPVPSWLQEELQHSSLG, from the exons atgCTCAAGCTGTGGAAGGTGGTACGCCCAGCCCGGCAGCTGGAACTGCACCGCCTCATACTGCTGCTGCTTGCTTTCAGTCTGGGCTCCATGGGCTTCCTGGCTTACTATGTATCCACAAGCCCCAAGGCTAAGGAACCCTTGCCCTTGCCTTTGGGAGACTGCAGCAGTGGTGGGGCAGCTGGCCCTGGCCCTGTATGGCCTCCAGTCCCACCCCGGCTCCCAAGGCCTCCAGAGACATCTCGAACTGAACCTGTGGTCCTTGTGTTTGTGGAGAGTGCATACTCACAGCTGGGGCAGGAGATTGTGGCCATCTTGGAGTCTAGTCGTTTTCGTTATAGCACTGAGTTGGCACCTGGCCGAGGGGACATGCCTACACTAACTGATCATACTCGTGGTCGCTATGTCTTGATCATTTATGAGAACCTGCTTAAGTATGTCAACCTGGATGCTTGGAGTCGGGAACTGCTGGATCGGTACTGTGTGGAATATGGTGTAGGCATCATTGGCTTTTTCCGGGCCCATGAGCATAGCCTACTGAGTGCCCAGCTCAAGGGCTTTCCCCTTTTTCTACACTCAAACTTGGGGCTCCGGGACTACCAAGTGAATCCTTCTGCCCCGCTCCTGCATCTCACACGCCCCAGCCGCCTGGAACCTGGGCCTCTGCCTGGTGATGACTGGACCATCTTCCAATCCAATCACAGCACATATGAACCAGTGCTCCTTGCCAGCCTTCGGCCAGCTGAGTCCCCTGTACCAGGACCAGTGCCTCACCGGGCCCGGCTTCCCACTGTGGTACAGGACCTGGGGCTTCATGATGGCATCCAGCGGGTGCTCTTTGGCCATGGCCTTGCCTTCTGGCTCCACAAACTTGTTTTCGTTGATGCTGTGGCATACCTCACTGGCAAGCGCCTCTGCCTCGACCTTGACCGCTATATCTTGGTAGACATTGATGACATCTTTGTGGGCAAGGAAGGTACCCGCATGAAGGTGGCTGATGTTGAG GCTCTGTTGACCACCCAGAACAAACTCAGGACATTAGTCCCCAATTTCACCTTCAACTTGGGCTTCTCGGGCAAGTTCTATCATACTG ggacagaggaggaggacgCAGGGGACGACATGCTGCTGAAACACCGCAAAGAGTTCTGGTGGTTCCCCCACATGTGGAGCCACATGCAGCCACACCTGTTCCACAATCGCTCTGTGCTGGCTGACCAGATGAGGCTCAACAAACAGTTTGCTCTG GAGCATGGGATTCCCACGGATCTGGGGTATGCTGTGGCCCCCCACCACTCGGGCGTGTACCCCATCCACACGCAGCTCTATGAGGCCTGGAAATCTGTGTGGGGCATCCAGGTGACCAGCACCGAGGAGTATCCCCATCTCCGGCCTGCCCGCTACCGCCGTGGCTTCATTCACAATGGCATTATG gtGCTGCCACGGCAGACCTGTGGCCTCTTCACTCACACAATCTTCTATAATGAGTATCCTGGAGGCTCTCGTGAACTAGACCGGAGCATCCGAGGTGGAGAGCTCTTTCTGACAGTGCTTCTTAATCCG ATCAGCATTTTTATGACCCATCTGTCCAATTATGGAAATGATCGGCTTGGCCTGTACACCTTTGAGAGCCTGGTGCGCTTCCTCCAGTGCTGGACACGGCTGCGCCTTCAGACCCTTCCTCCTGTTCCTCTTGCACGAAAATACTTTGAACTCTTCCCTCAAGAGCAAAGCCCCCTTTGGCAG AATCCATGCGATGACAAGAGGCACAAAGATATCTGGTCCAAGGAGAAAACCTGTGATCGACTCCCCAAATTCCTCATTGTGGGACCCCAAAAGACAG GGACCACAGCTATTCACTTCTTCCTGAATCTGCACCCAGCTGTGACTAGCAGTTTCCCTAGCCCCAGCACCTTTGAGGAGATTCAGTTCTTCAGTGGCCCTAATTACCACAAGGGCATTGACTG GTATATGGACTTCTTCCCTGTCCCTTCTAATGCCAGCACTGACTTCCTATTTGAAAAAAGTGCCACCTACTTTGACTCAGAGATTGTACCACGGCGGGGTGCTGCCCTTCTGCCACGAGCCAAGATCATCATTGTGCTCACCAACCCTGCTGACAGGGCctactcctggtaccag CACCAGCGAGCACATGGAGACCCAGTTGCTCTGAACTATACCTTCTACCAGGTGATCTCAGcctcctcccaggcccctctgacACTTCACTCCCTGCAGAACCGCTGTCTTGTCCCTGGATACTATTCCACCCATCTACAACGCTGGCTGAATTACTACCCCTCTGGACAG ttGCTGATTGTGGATGGGCAAGAGCTGCGTACCAACCCAGCTGCCTCAATGGAGAGCATCCAGAAGTTCCTGGGTATCACACCCTTTCTGAACTACACACGGACCCTCAG GTTTGATGAAGATAAGGGATTCTGGTGCCAGGGACTTGAAGGTGGTAAGACTCGCTGTCTAGGCAAGAGCAAAGGCCGGAGGTACCCAGATATGGATACTGAC TCCCGCCTTTTTCTTATGGATTTTTTCCGGAACCACAATTTGGAGCTCTCAAAGTTGCTGAGCCGGCTTGGACAGCCAGTGCCCTCATGGCTTCAGGAAGAATTGCAGCATTCCAGTCTGGGCTGA